In a genomic window of Microterricola viridarii:
- a CDS encoding acyl-CoA carboxylase subunit beta — MYTTAGKLADLKQRYHEAVTASGDAAIAKQHAKGKMTARERIESLLDPGSFVELDEYVRHRTHAFGMEAKRPYGDAVVTGLGTIHGRQVAVYSQDFTIFGGSLGEVAGEKIIKVMDHALKTGVPIIGILDSGGARIQEGVVALGKYGEIFRRNTLASGVIPQISIIMGPAAGGAVYSPALTDFVIMVDKTSQMFVTGPDVIKTVTGEDVGMEELGGALTHNKVSGVSHYLASDEPDALDYARALISFLPDNNLAELPVYESKVELEITDADRKLNTIIPDSPNQPYDMTTVIEHLVDHGDFLEVQPLFAPNILVGFARIEGRSVGVIANQPNAMAGTLNIDAGEKASRFVRFCDAFSIPILTLVDVPGYLPGTDQEWTGVIRRGAKLLYAYAEATVPLVTVITRKAYGGAYIVMGSKQLGADINLAWPTAEIAVMGGQGAVNILYRPELKRAEEAGEDVAAVRTKLANEYTYNVASPFLAAERGELDGVIEPAATRIAVVKALRALRTKRASLPPKKHGNIPL, encoded by the coding sequence ATGTACACGACGGCGGGCAAGCTCGCCGACCTGAAGCAGCGCTACCACGAGGCCGTCACGGCCAGTGGGGACGCCGCGATCGCCAAGCAGCACGCCAAGGGCAAGATGACGGCGCGCGAGCGTATCGAGTCCCTGCTCGACCCGGGCTCGTTCGTCGAGCTCGACGAGTACGTGCGACACCGCACCCACGCCTTCGGCATGGAGGCCAAGCGCCCATACGGCGACGCCGTCGTGACCGGGCTCGGCACCATCCACGGCCGCCAGGTGGCCGTCTACTCGCAGGACTTCACCATCTTCGGCGGCTCGCTCGGCGAGGTCGCCGGCGAGAAGATCATCAAGGTGATGGACCACGCGCTGAAGACCGGCGTGCCGATCATCGGCATCCTCGACTCCGGCGGAGCCCGCATCCAGGAGGGCGTCGTCGCGCTCGGCAAGTACGGCGAGATCTTCCGCCGCAACACGCTGGCCTCCGGCGTCATCCCGCAGATCTCCATCATCATGGGCCCGGCCGCCGGCGGCGCCGTGTACTCCCCCGCCCTCACCGACTTCGTCATCATGGTCGACAAGACCAGCCAGATGTTCGTCACCGGCCCCGACGTCATCAAGACGGTCACCGGCGAGGACGTCGGCATGGAGGAGCTCGGCGGCGCGCTCACCCACAACAAGGTCTCTGGCGTCTCGCACTACCTGGCCAGCGACGAGCCGGACGCCCTCGACTACGCCCGCGCGCTGATCAGCTTCCTGCCGGACAACAACCTGGCCGAGCTGCCCGTGTACGAGAGCAAGGTCGAGCTCGAGATCACGGATGCCGACCGCAAGCTGAACACGATCATCCCCGACTCGCCGAACCAGCCCTATGACATGACCACGGTCATCGAGCACCTGGTCGACCACGGCGACTTCCTCGAGGTGCAGCCGCTGTTCGCCCCGAACATCCTCGTCGGCTTCGCCCGCATCGAGGGCCGCTCGGTCGGCGTCATCGCCAACCAGCCCAACGCCATGGCCGGCACCCTGAACATCGACGCCGGCGAGAAGGCCAGCCGCTTCGTTCGCTTCTGCGACGCGTTCTCGATCCCGATCCTCACCCTCGTCGACGTGCCCGGCTACCTGCCCGGCACCGACCAGGAGTGGACGGGCGTCATCCGCCGCGGCGCGAAGCTGCTCTACGCCTACGCGGAGGCGACCGTGCCGCTGGTGACCGTCATCACCCGCAAGGCCTACGGCGGCGCCTACATCGTGATGGGCTCCAAGCAGCTCGGCGCCGACATCAACCTGGCCTGGCCGACGGCGGAGATCGCCGTGATGGGCGGCCAGGGCGCCGTGAACATCCTCTACCGCCCGGAGCTCAAGCGCGCAGAGGAGGCCGGCGAGGACGTCGCCGCCGTGCGCACCAAGCTGGCCAACGAGTACACCTACAACGTGGCCAGCCCGTTCCTGGCGGCCGAGCGCGGCGAGCTGGACGGCGTGATCGAGCCGGCCGCGACCCGCATCGCCGTGGTCAAGGCGCTGCGGGCGCTGCGCACCAAGCGCGCCAGCCTGCCGCCCAAGAAGCACGGGAACATCCCGCTGTGA
- a CDS encoding biotin--[acetyl-CoA-carboxylase] ligase, which produces MSIPASSLPPEAAFPQSAAAVARFAALAETGSTNDEMIARATGEQAAEWPDLSVIVTDNQTRGRGRLGRSWLAPTGKSLAISALLRPTLPDGSPLPADSYGWFPLLAGAAMTRAVRRVVVAGHEKKAAEAAIAGEESVADAPPVTLKWPNDVQISGYKVSGILSEMLPIPAGGVPAGLVIGAGLNVSLDEHDLPTISSTSLTLVTGSKVSPDAVLAGYLGELTALYRAFLAAGGDAVASGLHAEVSALCGTLGQAVRVELPGGGELLGTAVAIEEDGRLRVREHSSAEETSVAAGDVTHLRY; this is translated from the coding sequence ATGAGCATTCCCGCATCGTCCCTGCCGCCAGAAGCCGCGTTCCCGCAGAGCGCCGCCGCCGTGGCGCGCTTCGCAGCGCTCGCCGAGACCGGCTCGACCAACGACGAGATGATCGCCCGCGCGACCGGGGAGCAGGCCGCGGAGTGGCCGGACCTGTCGGTCATCGTCACCGACAACCAGACCCGCGGCCGCGGCCGGCTGGGCCGCAGCTGGCTGGCGCCCACCGGCAAGTCGCTGGCGATCTCCGCGCTGCTGCGCCCCACCCTGCCCGACGGCTCGCCGCTGCCGGCCGACAGCTACGGCTGGTTCCCGCTGCTGGCGGGGGCGGCGATGACGAGGGCCGTGCGCCGCGTCGTCGTCGCCGGGCACGAGAAGAAGGCGGCGGAGGCGGCCATCGCGGGCGAGGAGAGCGTCGCCGACGCACCCCCGGTGACGCTCAAGTGGCCGAACGACGTGCAGATCTCCGGCTACAAGGTCAGCGGCATCCTGAGCGAGATGCTGCCGATCCCCGCGGGCGGCGTGCCCGCCGGCCTCGTGATCGGCGCGGGGCTGAACGTCTCGCTGGACGAGCACGACCTGCCCACCATCTCCTCCACCTCGCTCACCCTGGTGACGGGGTCGAAGGTGAGCCCGGATGCCGTGCTCGCCGGGTACCTCGGCGAGCTCACCGCGCTCTACCGCGCCTTCCTCGCCGCGGGCGGCGACGCCGTGGCCAGCGGCCTGCACGCCGAGGTGAGCGCGCTCTGCGGCACGCTCGGCCAGGCAGTGCGGGTGGAGCTGCCCGGTGGCGGCGAGCTGCTCGGCACGGCGGTGGCGATCGAGGAGGACGGCCGGCTGCGCGTGCGCGAGCACTCCAGTGCCGAAGAGACGTCTGTCGCAGCGGGCGACGTGACACATCTGCGCTATTAA
- a CDS encoding PH domain-containing protein produces MTNHGGAAQPAAGGMPPSGRAAQSAAPAEHVIARLRRHGRMLFWPTILLLAVAGAAGYLGGRMPEEWQNIAVLVVAALLVLIGFVVPLLAWLSRRYTITTRRVIVRHGFFVRVRQELMHSRGYDVSVRRSWLQSAFRTGDILINTGQEQPIVLRDVPNASLVQRTLHELMEANQGANAARRPGGQPAGDDHTVAWGER; encoded by the coding sequence ATGACGAACCACGGTGGAGCGGCGCAGCCCGCGGCGGGCGGAATGCCGCCGTCGGGCCGGGCAGCGCAGTCCGCCGCCCCCGCCGAGCACGTCATCGCACGCCTCCGGCGGCACGGCCGGATGCTGTTCTGGCCGACGATCCTGCTGCTCGCCGTGGCCGGCGCCGCGGGCTACCTCGGCGGGCGGATGCCGGAGGAATGGCAGAACATCGCCGTGCTCGTCGTCGCGGCGCTGCTGGTTCTGATCGGCTTCGTCGTGCCGCTGCTGGCCTGGCTGAGCCGGCGCTACACAATCACCACCCGGCGCGTGATCGTGCGGCACGGCTTCTTCGTGCGCGTGCGCCAGGAGCTGATGCACAGCCGCGGCTACGACGTCAGCGTGCGCCGCTCCTGGCTGCAGAGCGCGTTCCGCACCGGCGACATCCTCATCAACACGGGGCAGGAGCAGCCGATCGTGCTGCGCGACGTGCCGAACGCCTCGCTCGTGCAGCGCACGCTGCACGAGCTGATGGAGGCCAACCAGGGTGCCAACGCGGCCCGGCGGCCGGGCGGGCAGCCCGCCGGCGACGACCACACCGTGGCCTGGGGCGAGCGCTAG
- a CDS encoding GtrA family protein yields MAQVPARGKRARFQALMVQVAKFGAVGAVGLVVDVALFNLLRTTVLSPELVASGPLIAKSISTTVAILVNWVGNRLWTFGKQRTGRTLREGIEFFAVSAAGMAISVGCLWFSREVLGFTSLLADNIASNVVGLALGAAFRFLLYRYWVFAPRRAALAD; encoded by the coding sequence ATGGCCCAGGTGCCCGCCCGCGGGAAACGCGCCCGCTTCCAGGCCCTGATGGTGCAGGTGGCGAAGTTCGGTGCCGTCGGCGCCGTCGGGCTGGTCGTGGACGTCGCGCTGTTCAACCTGCTGCGCACCACCGTGCTGAGCCCGGAGCTGGTGGCCTCCGGCCCGCTCATCGCCAAGTCCATCTCGACAACCGTCGCGATTCTCGTCAACTGGGTCGGCAACAGGCTGTGGACATTCGGGAAGCAGCGCACCGGCCGCACCCTGCGCGAGGGGATCGAGTTCTTCGCGGTGAGCGCCGCGGGCATGGCGATCTCGGTCGGCTGCCTGTGGTTCTCCCGCGAGGTGCTCGGCTTCACCTCGCTGCTGGCCGACAACATCGCCTCGAATGTCGTCGGCCTGGCCCTCGGCGCGGCGTTCCGCTTCCTGCTGTACCGCTACTGGGTCTTCGCCCCGCGCCGGGCGGCCCTGGCCGACTAG
- a CDS encoding 5-(carboxyamino)imidazole ribonucleotide synthase has protein sequence MIVGVIGGGQLARMMIPAAVNLGIEIRVLAEADGMAAELAASGVGDYRDLATVLAFAEAVDVITFDHEHVPQEILHALLEQGTPVRPGPDALLYAQDKLLMRAKLSELGLPVPDWAAIESAAELGEFLEAHGGRAVVKTPRGGYDGKGVRVVRAAHEADDWFLALAEDGRGGALLVEELVEFKRELAQLVARRPSGELAAWPVVETVQQDGVCSEVIAPAPHSAGKVADVAAEIALAVAEGIGVTGVFAVELFETTDERLLVNELAMRPHNSGHWSQDGSTTSQFEQHLRAVLDLPLGGTGTRDPWTVMVNILGGPASGSLADRYADAFAAHPTAKVHNYGKDPRPGRKVGHVNVGGDDLDDVSYQARAAAAFFQD, from the coding sequence ATGATTGTTGGAGTGATCGGTGGCGGCCAGCTGGCCAGGATGATGATCCCCGCCGCGGTGAATCTGGGCATCGAGATCCGCGTGCTCGCCGAGGCGGACGGCATGGCCGCCGAGCTGGCCGCGAGCGGCGTCGGCGACTACCGCGACCTCGCGACCGTGCTGGCATTCGCCGAGGCCGTCGACGTGATCACCTTCGACCACGAGCACGTGCCGCAGGAGATCCTGCACGCCCTCCTCGAGCAGGGCACCCCCGTGCGCCCGGGCCCCGACGCGCTGCTCTACGCCCAGGACAAGCTGCTGATGCGCGCCAAGCTCTCCGAGCTCGGCCTGCCCGTGCCCGACTGGGCCGCGATCGAGAGCGCCGCAGAGCTCGGCGAGTTCCTCGAGGCGCACGGCGGCCGCGCCGTGGTGAAGACCCCGCGCGGCGGCTACGACGGCAAGGGAGTGCGCGTGGTGCGCGCCGCCCACGAGGCCGACGACTGGTTCCTCGCGCTCGCCGAGGACGGCCGCGGCGGGGCGCTGCTGGTCGAGGAGCTCGTCGAGTTCAAGCGCGAGCTGGCCCAGCTCGTCGCCCGTCGGCCCTCCGGCGAGCTCGCCGCCTGGCCCGTCGTCGAGACGGTGCAGCAGGACGGCGTCTGCAGCGAGGTCATCGCGCCCGCCCCGCACTCGGCCGGGAAGGTGGCGGATGTCGCCGCCGAGATCGCGCTGGCGGTTGCGGAGGGCATCGGGGTCACCGGCGTCTTCGCCGTCGAGCTGTTCGAGACCACCGACGAGCGCCTGCTCGTCAACGAGCTGGCGATGCGCCCGCACAACAGCGGGCACTGGTCGCAGGACGGCTCGACCACGAGCCAGTTCGAGCAGCACCTGCGGGCGGTGCTCGACCTCCCGCTCGGCGGCACGGGCACGCGCGACCCCTGGACGGTCATGGTCAACATCCTCGGCGGGCCGGCATCCGGCAGCCTCGCCGACCGCTACGCCGACGCGTTCGCCGCCCACCCCACCGCCAAGGTGCACAACTACGGCAAAGACCCGCGGCCCGGCCGCAAGGTCGGCCACGTGAACGTCGGCGGCGACGACCTCGACGACGTGAGTTACCAGGCGCGAGCCGCTGCGGCTTTCTTTCAGGACTGA